One region of Channa argus isolate prfri chromosome 20, Channa argus male v1.0, whole genome shotgun sequence genomic DNA includes:
- the LOC137106087 gene encoding alpha-tectorin-like, with product MNYGIIAATVHSVQAGYDTVNSTNYFSIPGSFSNNASGSNSNFRLSSNINVPGRWAFQVDRALRGCTFKGAPVQRGDSFWSDSTCAQKCTCTSTGLQCVSQPCSFSQVCQQSAFQFSCQSVQRRSCTISGDPHYCSFDGTWFDFQGTCTYVLSEQCHNGLPYYRVEGSNEHRGSTYVSWMRLIKVSVYNETIELVKGHRGEAKVNGIFAATPFYLRNGSVQVYESGFSVTVSTDFGLEVSYDTDHYVIISLPYTYQNATCGLCGNFNNDPRDDFQTRQGQVVSSAVIFANSWQASGSNETRCEPQCAGLDCAPCSEAKKTLYRTADQCGILLNSSGPFASCHQRLPPQTFAENCVYDLCVGGGYQPILCQALNVYAKIPCPSNSHFESQGTGCPSTCVNPNSTVNCPLPPQESCICNSGYILSAGVCVPHAECGCSFEGRYYRSGETVILDEDCGRNCSCSYGSMTCQQGFTWVVKFESEGSQVSIEIANASKVQVDGQMIRLPFSSASSQIQIFYSNIHSVTLHTAFGVTVQTVWPSSVRVTAPGVYNNSLGGICGNYNGRPSDDFQTPNGTLVNSSQEGCQCNEGFVLNGNQCVPPTSCGCYHQGRYHQGGERFWDGEQCESLCTCNGTTGSVRCIPSSCGQQETCRVVGGEFGCHPNPHGTCSASGDPHYITFDRKAYDFQGTCRYVLTTPCNTTDDLHQFSVEAKNEPLSGLRVSIPTEVFVNVWGYQVHISRQRYGVVQVNGVTRNLPIVLNGSHVSIYASGRRVFVNADFGLSVTYDGSSTVFVSVPANYRGRTCGLCGNFNGNPNDDFHTPSGAIVTSLDEFGTSWKVAGNYTCSDGCGSSCPQCTNDQPARAQCEVIQAADGPFSFCHEVVDPAPYFNDCVFDDLTVQSTAIMSCVVPTVATPVLAALTPPVSMFAQRDVSVMKVSSGVG from the exons ATGAACTATGGTATAATAGCAGCTACAGTTCATAGTGTACAG GCAGGATATGACACAGTCAACTCTACTAACTATTTCAGTATCCCTGGATCATTCTCTAATAATGCATCCGGCAGTAACTCAAATTTCCGCCTGAGCAGTAACATCAATGTTCCTGGCCGCTGGGCCTTCCAGGTAGACCGTGCACTGAGAGGGTGCACTTTCAAAG GTGCACCTGTGCAACGAGGTGATTCATTCTGGAGCGACAGCACCTGTGCACAGAAGTGCACTTGCACCTCTACAGGCCTGCAGTGTGTCAGCCAACCCTGCTCCTTTTCCCAAGTCTGCCAGCAGAGTGCCTTCCAGTTTTCCTGCCAGTCGGTGCAGAGACGTTCCTGCACAATAAGTGGTGATCCACATTACTGTAGCTTTGATGGGACCTGGTTTGACTTTCAGGGTACCTGCACTTACGTTCTCTCTGAGCAATGTCACAATGGGCTGCCGTACTACAGAGTCGAGGGCAGCAACGAGCACCGGGGCAGCACTTATGTCTCATGGATGAGACTGATCAAAGTCTCTGTCTATAATGAAACTATTGAGCTTGTCAAAGGACATCGTGGTGAAGCTAAG GTTAATGGAATCTTTGCAGCCACTCCGTTCTACCTTAGGAATGGCTCTGTCCAAGTTTATGAGTCAGGATTCTCTGTCACTGTCAGTACTGACTTTGGCTTGGAGGTATCCTATGACACAGATCATTATGTCATAATCAGCCTGCCCTACACTTACCAGAATGCAACATGTGGCCTGTGTGGAAACTTCAACAATGACCCCAGAGATGACTTTCAAACTCGCCAAGGCCAGGTTGTGAGCTCTGCTGTGATTTTTGCCAACAGCTGGCAAGCATCAGGGAGCAATGAGACTAGATGTGAGCCACAGTGTGCAGGTCTGGACTGTGCTCCCTGCAGTGAGGCTAAGAAAACTTTGTACAGAACTGCTGATCAGTGTGGCATCCTTCTGAACAGTTCTGGACCATTTGCTTCTTGCCATCAACGACTTCCTCCACAGACCTTTGCAGAGAATTGTGTGTATGATCTCTGTGTAGGAGGAGGGTACCAGCCCATTCTGTGCCAAGCCCTAAATGTGTACGCAA AAATCCCCTGCCCTTCCAACAGCCACTTTGAGTCTCAAGGCACAGGATGTCCATCTACCTGTGTCAATCCCAATTCAACCGTCAACTGTCCTCTCCCTCCCCAGGAGAGCTGCATCTGCAATTCTGGCTACATCCTCAGTGCTGGGGTCTGTGTCCCCCATGCAGAATGTGGCTGCAGCTTTGAGGGTCGATACTACCGTTCCGGAGAAACTGTAATACTAGACgaggactgtgggaggaactgTAGCTGCAGTTATGGCTCCATGACAT GCCAGCAGGGCTTCACTTGGGTGGTAAAGTTTGAATCAGAAGGTTCACAGGTGTCCATTGAGATAGCTAATGCCAGCAAAGTACAG GTTGATGGTCAGATGATTCGACTACCTTTCAGCTCAGCCTCTAGTCAAATCCAAATCTTCTACAGCAACATACACAGTGTCACTCTTCACACCGCCTTTGGTGTAACAGTGCAGACAGTTTGGCCAAGCTCTGTGCGTGTCACTGCACCTGGTGTCTACAATAATTCACTGGGTGGAATCTGTGGGAACTACAATGGTCGTCCAAGTGATGACTTCCAGACACCAAATGGCACCCTGGTCAACAGCTCTCAG GAGGGTTGCCAGTGCAATGAGGGTTTTGTCCTCAATGGCAACCAGTGTGTGCCACCAACATCCTGTGGATGCTATCACCAAGGCCGTTATCATCAGGGGGGTGAACGGTTCTGGGATGGTGAGCAGTGTGAGAGCTTGTGTACCTGTAATGGCACAACCGGATCAGTCCGCTGTATCCCCAGCTCCTGTGGTCAACAGGAAACCTGCCGTGTAGTTGGGGGTGAGTTTGGCTGCCATCCTAATCCTCATGGCACCTGCTCTGCCTCTGGAGACCCTCACTACATTACATTTGATCGCAAGGCCTATGACTTCCAGGGAACCTGCCGCTATGTTTTGACGACCCCTTGTAACACCACTGATGATCTCCACCAATTTTCAGTGGAAGCCAAGAATGAGCCATTGAGTGGCTTGCGAGTTTCAATCCCAACTGaagtttttgttaatgtgtggGGTTATCAAGTGCATATTTCAAGGCAAAGATATGGTGTGGTTCAA GTGAATGGAGTGACTAGAAATTTGCCTATTGTCCTCAATGGAAGTCATGTGTCTATTTATGCAAGTGGACGTCGTGTATTTGTCAATGCTGATTTTGGCTTGAGCGTCACCTATGATGGATCTAGTACAGTGTTTGTCTCTGTACCTGCAAATTACAG AGGAAGGACATGTGGACTTTGTGGAAACTTTAATGGAAATCCAAATGATGATTTTCACACTCCTTCTGGAGCGATAGTCACCTCTCTTGATGAATTTGGAACTTCTTGGAAGGTGGCAGGAAACTACACCTGCAGTGATGGGTGTGGTTCTTCTTGCCCACAATGTACCAATGATCAACCTGCTAGAGCTCAGTGTGAGGTGATTCAAGCCGCTGATGGCCCCTTCAGCTTCTGCCATGAGGTGGTTGACCCAGCACCGTATTTCAATGATTGTGTCTTTGAT GACTTGACTGTCCAGTCAACAGCCATTATGAGCTGTGTGGTACCGACTGTGGCCACACCTGTGCTAGCAGCACTGACGCCACCTGTGAGCATGTTTGCTCAGAGGGATGTTTCTGTAATGAAGGTTTCTTCAGGAGTGGGATGA
- the LOC137106127 gene encoding neurexophilin-1-like — protein sequence MEMFTSHCFLLIFLKGTFGLLALGQHHSNFSDNKRSSSELKRDREPSSQENSALEHRSMIQDKPPVSPLTPLLNRGHWEILGGNSQSRSNPSLKTKLYPFMKVHGASKFHRTFSWGDFYSNIKTVNLNLLIMGKIVDHGNGSLGVYFRHNSTGMGNVSVSLVPPMKEVEFDLVRQSVVNPKDSKTFNCRVDYEKTERSKKVMLCNYNPSKTCAQEQTQSLVTWMCFKPFQVICIYVSFYSTDYRLVQKVCADYHSPGAYLPMG from the exons ATGGAAATGTTCACCAGTCACTGCTTTTTATTGATATTTCTGAAAGGAACCTTTGGTTTG TTGGCTCTTGGGCAACATCATAGCAACTTCTCTGACAATAAAAGATCTTCATCTGAACtcaaaagagacagagagccTTCTTCACAGGAGAACTCGGCACTTGAACACAGAAGCATGATTCAGGACAAACCACCCGTCAGTCCACTCACTCCTCTCCTGAACCGAGGACATTGGGAAATACTTGGAGGAAACTCTCAATCACGCTCTAATCCATCCTTAAAGACAAAGCTTTATCCTTTCATGAAAGTCCATGGAGCTTCTAAATTCCACAGGACTTTTAGTTGGGGGGACTTTTACTCAAACATCAAGACAGTCAATCTGAATTTGCTGATTATGGGAAAGATTGTGGATCATGGGAATGGTTCACTTGGAGTCTACTTCCGCCACAACTCCACGGGTATGGGCAACGTATCAGTCAGTCTAGTCCCACCAATGAAAGAGGTGGAGTTTGACCTCGTGCGCCAAAGTGTGGTCAACCCCAAAGACTCGAAGACGTTCAACTGCAGGGTGGACTATGAGAAAACTGAACGAAGCAAAAAAGTGATGCTGTGTAACTACAACCCATCTAAGACATGCGCTCAGGAGCAGACTCAGAGTCTCGTCACCTGGATGTGTTTCAAACCCTTTCAGGTCATCTGTATCTACGTGTCCTTCTACAGCACAGACTACAGGCTGGTTCAGAAGGTCTGTGCAGACTACCACAGTCCAGGAGCCTACCTGCCCATGGGATAA